One part of the Rutidosis leptorrhynchoides isolate AG116_Rl617_1_P2 chromosome 1, CSIRO_AGI_Rlap_v1, whole genome shotgun sequence genome encodes these proteins:
- the LOC139902573 gene encoding uncharacterized protein: MYADPRRRPVNFEVGDRVYLKVSSWKGVISFGKRGKLAPRYTGPFKIIQRVNDQTVVLELLVELAGIHNTFNVCYLRKCKVNDETQLAPLSDLKVDLKKKLFEEPVKIVDRKINTVSRVSPETRLTVSTIDRLSDTLKPCVSEF, from the exons ATGTATGccgatccacgtagacgtccggtaaacTTTGAAGTTGGAGATCGTGTGTACTTGAAAGTTTCATCGTGGAAGGGAGTTATCAGTTTTGGTAAGCGAGGTAAGTTAGCTCCGAGGTACACTGGGCCATTCAAGATAATTCAAAGGGTTAACGACCAGACTGTTGTGTTAGAGCTTCTAGTAGAGTTGGCAGGGATTCATaacacattcaatgtgtgttaccttaggaagtgtaaggtTAATGATGAGACACAACTAGCTCCGTTAAGCGATTTGAAGGTTGACTTGAAGAAAAAGTTATTTGAAGAACCAGTTAAGATTGTTGATAGAAAG ataaacacagtaaGCCGAGTGTCTCCTGAAACTCGACTGACTGTCTCAACGATAgaccggttgagtgacacactcAAACCGTGTGTGTCTGAGTTCTGA